Genomic segment of Gloeocapsa sp. PCC 7428:
TTAAAACTCCCTGTTGTAATAACTTATCCATCGCGTGTGCTAGCGCCACAAATCCGCCACTAATTGCTGTGGTACGAGTCCCTGCGTCGGCTTGTAATACATCCGCATCAACCATCACTGTGCGTTCTCCCAAAGCTTCAAAATCAAGGGCGGCGCGTAGGCTACGTCCAATCAGTCGTTGAATTTCTTGGGTACGTCCAGAGAGTCGCATAAATTCACGTTCTTGGCGTTGCGGAGTTGCACCAGGAAGCATTCGATATTCTGCGGTTAACCAACCTCGACCAGAGTCAGTTAAAAATCTAGGGACTCCTGGCTGGATTGAAACGTTACATAAAACTTGGGTATCGCCGCATTTAGCTAGAACCGATGCAGCCGCGAAGCGCGTAAAGCCAAGTTCAAAGCTATGAGGACGCATTTGGTGTGATTGTCGATGATCTGGGCGTTGCCAGGACATTGCTGTTGCCATATAAGACCTTGATTAGAATACAGCACATATGGTG
This window contains:
- the rph gene encoding ribonuclease PH, with the protein product MSWQRPDHRQSHQMRPHSFELGFTRFAAASVLAKCGDTQVLCNVSIQPGVPRFLTDSGRGWLTAEYRMLPGATPQRQEREFMRLSGRTQEIQRLIGRSLRAALDFEALGERTVMVDADVLQADAGTRTTAISGGFVALAHAMDKLLQQGVLTRSPIVHQVAAVSVGLLQGEPFLDLNYVEDVAAEVDFNVVMNEHLGIIEVQGTAESGTFSRNQMNQIMDFAQKGIQELLEAQRQALGKG